A genomic segment from Triticum dicoccoides isolate Atlit2015 ecotype Zavitan chromosome 1A, WEW_v2.0, whole genome shotgun sequence encodes:
- the LOC119272369 gene encoding probable glutathione S-transferase GSTU6 — MAGGDDLKLLGAWASPFVARVKLALSFKGLSFEDVEEDLSNKSELLLSSNPVHKKVPVLVHNGKPICESMIIVQYIDEAFLVGPSLLPSDPYERAIARFWAAYIDDKLVTPWVQSLRAKTEEEKSEGVKQTFAAVETLEGALRECSKGEGYFGGETVGLVDISLGSLLSWLIATEVMSGTKIFDPVKTPLLAAWMGRFSELDAAKAALPEVDRVVEFAKKRQAQADAAAAASETK; from the exons ATGGCCGGAGGAGATGACTTGAAGCTGCTCGGCGCTTGGGCGAGTCCATTTGTCGCCAGGGTGAAGCTTGCGCTGAGCTTCAAGGGCCTGAGCTTCGAGGATGTCGAGGAGGACCTCAGCAACAAGAGCGAGCTCCTCCTCAGCTCGAACCCGGTGCACAAGAAGGTGCCCGTGCTCGTCCACAACGGGAAACCCATTTGCGAGTCAATGATCATCGTTCAGTACATCGATGAGGCGTTCCTTGTCGGCCCCTCTCTTCTTCCCTCTGACCCCTACGAACGTGCAATTGCCCGTTTTTGGGCCGCCTACATTGACGATAAG CTCGTGACCCCATGGGTACAGTCGTTGAGGGCCAAGACAGAGGAGGAGAAGTCTGAGGGGGTTAAGCAGACATTTGCCGCGGTGGAAACACTGGAAGGAGCCCTGAGGGAGTGCTCCAAGGGAGAGGGCTACTTTGGTGGTGAGACCGTCGGGCTTGTGGACATTTCACTTGGGAGCCTGCTCTCCTGGTTGATTGCGACAGAAGTGATGTCTGGAACCAAGATCTTTGATCCTGTTAAGACTCCACTCCTGGCAGCGTGGATGGGGCGCTTTAGCGAGCTCGACGCTGCCAAGGCGGCGTTGCCAGAAGTTGATAGGGTGGTCGAATTTGCCAAGAAGAGACAGGCACAGGCTGATGCCGCCGCCGCTGCTTCGGAGACCAAGTAA